In the Juglans microcarpa x Juglans regia isolate MS1-56 chromosome 6D, Jm3101_v1.0, whole genome shotgun sequence genome, one interval contains:
- the LOC121235892 gene encoding LOW QUALITY PROTEIN: transcription factor MYB98-like (The sequence of the model RefSeq protein was modified relative to this genomic sequence to represent the inferred CDS: inserted 1 base in 1 codon), producing MDNFQSGGYLNIPQRNPTDDTMGTDQGYMIFTTCQDIKPINFVVPDEVSCITAENGYNKKVGMNKNIALPETMRAYRGPRKCNLAKGQWTTEEDRLLIELVQQYGVRKWSHIAQMLPGKIGKQCRERWHNHLRPDIKKDAWSEEEDKVFIHAHAEIGNKWAEIAKRLPGRTENSIKNHWNATKRRRYSKRKCRSKYPEPXLLQEYIKSLNLDSNTAKNWRKPSASNTTTTNDTTLKAPVLQPEFCSNNSDYDFCFDGNMFQEGCSIDSLLDANTPCVPVVDVKDFDGKMPCAPVFDENDFDMGIPELDMSPVIECESKKGLDLVETVSQVNEVKRSYFMKKT from the exons ATGGACAATTTCCAAAGTGGAGGATACTTGAATATCCCTCAGAGAAATCCCACTGATGATACTATGGGAACAGATCAAGGTTACATGATCTTCACTACTTGCCAAGACATAAAACCTATCAATTTTGTGGTACCAGATGAAGTCTCATGCATAACAGCAGAAAATGGGTACAACAAAAAAGTAGGCATGAATAAGAATATTGCATTGCCAGAAACTATGAGGGCATACAGAGGTCCTAGAAAGTGTAATCTTGCAAAGGGGCAATGGACTACTGAAGAAGACAG GCTCTTGATTGAACTGGTTCAGCAGTATGGGGTGAGAAAATGGTCGCATATTGCTCAAATGTTGCCTGGGAAGATAGGAAAGCAGTGTAGAGAGAGATGGCACAACCATCTTAGGCCTGATATTAAg AAGGATGCGTGGAGTGAAGAGGAGGACAAGGTATTCATTCACGCCCATGCAGAGATAGGAAACAAATGGGCTGAAATTGCAAAGAGGTTGCCTGGAAGAACCGAAAACTCCATCAAGAACCATTGGAATGCAACCAAAAGAAGGCGATACTCGAAACGAAAATGTCGTTCAAAATACCCAGAGC CCCTTCTACAAGAATACATCAAGAGCTTGAACTTGGACTCAAACACTGCAAAAAATTGGAGAAAACCTTCTGCTAGTAATACTACAACAACCAATGATACCACCCTCAAAGCACCAGTCCTTCAGCCGGAGTTCTGCTCCAACAATTCGGactatgatttttgttttgatggaAACATGTTTCAAGAGGGCTGTAGCATTGATTCTCTTCTCGATGCAAACACGCCCTGTGTTCCTGTTGTTGATGTGAAAGATTTTGATGGAAAAATGCCTTGTGCTCCTGTCTTCGATGAGAATGACTTTGATATGGGCATTCCAGAACTGGATATGAGTCCAGTAATAGAATGTGAATCGAAGAAGGGGCTGGATTTGGTGGAGACGGTCTCTCAAGTCAATGAAGTCAAAAGAAGTTACTTCATGAAGAAAACttag
- the LOC121235689 gene encoding GDSL esterase/lipase At5g62930 isoform X1: MRPQIVLFGDSITQQSFRSGGWGAALADTYSRKADIVNRGYGGYNTRWALFLLHHLFPLLPLQVSTKPPVAATVFFGANDAALLGRSSERQHVPIEEYKENLRKIVRHLKECSPTVLIVLITPPPVDEAGRKEYAQSVYGEKADELPERTNEVTRLYAEQCIELAKEMGLCSVDLWSKMQEREGWQKKFLSDGLHLTPEGNAVVHQEVVRLFNEAWLSAAEMPYDFPHHSEIDGKNPVKAFQQQCL; encoded by the exons ATGAGGCCCCAGATCGTGCTGTTTGGAGATTCGATAACGCAACAGTCGTTTAGATCAGGTGGATGGGGAGCTGCTCTTGCTGACACTTACTCTCGCAAG GCTGATATAGTAAATCGTGGGTATGGTGGATACAATACCAGATGGGCTTTGTTCTTGCTGCATCATCTTTTCCCTTTG CTTCCTCTGCAGGTCTCTACAAAACCTCCTGTTGCTGCAACAGTTTTCTTTGGGGCTAATGATGCAGCTCTTTTGGGGAGATCGAGCGAACGACAACATGTTCCTATTGAAGAGTACAAGGAGAATCTCAGAAAAATTGTTCGTCATTTGAAG GAATGCTCCCCCACTGTGCTAATTGTGCTGATCACTCCACCACCAGTTGATGAGGCTGGGCGTAAAGAATATGCTCA ATCTGTATATGGAGAGAAAGCTGATGAACTGCCTGAAAGGACAAACGAAGTGACAAGACTATATGCCGAGCAGTGCATTGAGCTGGCAAAGGAAATGGGTCTCTGCTCTGTTGATCTATGGTCAAAAATGCAGGAAAGGGAGGGTTGGCAGAAGAAATTCCTAAG TGATGGGTTGCATCTGACACCAGAAGGCAATGCAGTAGTACACCAAGAGGTTGTGAGACTTTTCAATGAAGCATGGCTTTCTGCTGCAGAAATGCCATATGACTTTCCTCACCACTCGGAAATCGATGGAAAGAATCCTGTGAAAGCGTTCCAGCAACAATGCTTATGA
- the LOC121235689 gene encoding GDSL esterase/lipase At5g62930 isoform X2 — protein MRPQIVLFGDSITQQSFRSGGWGAALADTYSRKADIVNRGYGGYNTRWALFLLHHLFPLVSTKPPVAATVFFGANDAALLGRSSERQHVPIEEYKENLRKIVRHLKECSPTVLIVLITPPPVDEAGRKEYAQSVYGEKADELPERTNEVTRLYAEQCIELAKEMGLCSVDLWSKMQEREGWQKKFLSDGLHLTPEGNAVVHQEVVRLFNEAWLSAAEMPYDFPHHSEIDGKNPVKAFQQQCL, from the exons ATGAGGCCCCAGATCGTGCTGTTTGGAGATTCGATAACGCAACAGTCGTTTAGATCAGGTGGATGGGGAGCTGCTCTTGCTGACACTTACTCTCGCAAG GCTGATATAGTAAATCGTGGGTATGGTGGATACAATACCAGATGGGCTTTGTTCTTGCTGCATCATCTTTTCCCTTTG GTCTCTACAAAACCTCCTGTTGCTGCAACAGTTTTCTTTGGGGCTAATGATGCAGCTCTTTTGGGGAGATCGAGCGAACGACAACATGTTCCTATTGAAGAGTACAAGGAGAATCTCAGAAAAATTGTTCGTCATTTGAAG GAATGCTCCCCCACTGTGCTAATTGTGCTGATCACTCCACCACCAGTTGATGAGGCTGGGCGTAAAGAATATGCTCA ATCTGTATATGGAGAGAAAGCTGATGAACTGCCTGAAAGGACAAACGAAGTGACAAGACTATATGCCGAGCAGTGCATTGAGCTGGCAAAGGAAATGGGTCTCTGCTCTGTTGATCTATGGTCAAAAATGCAGGAAAGGGAGGGTTGGCAGAAGAAATTCCTAAG TGATGGGTTGCATCTGACACCAGAAGGCAATGCAGTAGTACACCAAGAGGTTGTGAGACTTTTCAATGAAGCATGGCTTTCTGCTGCAGAAATGCCATATGACTTTCCTCACCACTCGGAAATCGATGGAAAGAATCCTGTGAAAGCGTTCCAGCAACAATGCTTATGA
- the LOC121235891 gene encoding probable disease resistance protein At5g45490 produces MGSEKNQETPEVSNTKESSEKTKGPPDQVDSDHSQDDGQEEISTSSGLKVHGFENEMISLEKILKRRQSEDEFKAIGIVGELGVGKSTLCRALLNKNEVKTSFLPRIWVRMSKKSEAENSEEAVVKRMLECLGVDEEIIKSICMDNGRALDDKERLNALLYALHLQLNGKKYLIVLDDVWKEDEWYRDLSAAINRSYDWNERLAYGLPKGNGGTVIVTSRNKEVAKKMVGKEENIHNLLPLWNQESCWSIFTDTVEREKQVLNLMGQEDLEKAKKDLFEKCGGLPLAAKMMGKAMAEKLKEEAAAKAQVSVSVPVAERIETHDDGASGEGTGHVGDLQRSHIH; encoded by the exons ATGGGTTCGGAGAAGAATCAGGAGACCCCTGAAGTGAGCAATACGAAGGAGTCCTCAGAGAAGACGAAGGGTCCTCCAGATCAAGTGGATTCTGATCATTCGCAGGATGACGGCCAGGAAGAAATCTCAACCTCGTCCGGTCTAAAGGTTCATGGGTtcgaaaatgaaatgatttcaCTGGAAAAAATACTTAAACGGCGACAAAGTGAGGATGAATTCAAGGCAATTGGGATCGTCGGTGAACTAGGTGTCGGGAAATCAACTCTTTGCCGAGCTCTTCTCAACAAGAATGAGGTCAAAACCAGCTTCCTTCCCAGGATTTGGGTACGCATGTCCAAGAAAAGTGAAGCAGAGAACTCAGAGGAAGCAGTCGTTAAAAGAATGTTGGAGTGTCTTGGAGTTGACGAGGAGATCATTAAGAGCATCTGCATGGATAATGGACGCGCCCTCGATGATAAGGAACGCCTCAATGCTTTACTTTATGCTCTGCATCTCCAACTGAATGGTAAGAAGTATCTCATCGTGCttgatgatgtttggaaagagGATGAATGGTACCGAGATTTGAGTGCTGCAATAAATCGTAGCTATGATTGGAATGAACGTCTTGCATATGGATTGCCAAAAGGAAACGGGGGAACGGTGATTGTCACGAGCAGGAATAAGGAGGTAGCGAAGAAGATGGTCGGGAAGGAAGAAAACATACATAACCTTCTGCCACTTTGGAACCAAGAGAGCTGCTGGTCAATATTCACAGACACGgtcgagagagagaaacaggTGTTGAACTTGATGGGTCAAGAAGATTTAGAAAAAGCAAAGAAGGATCTTTTCGAAAAGTGTGGTGGCCTTCCACTCGCAGCAAAGATGATGGGGAAAGCTATGGCGGAAAAGCTGAAAGAAGAAGCAGCCGCAAAAGCCCaagtttctgtttctgttcctgTTGCCGAAAGAATTGAGACCCACGACGACGGAGCGTCCGGAGAAGGCACAGGTCATGTTGGTGATCTCCAAAGAAGC CACATCCACTAA